One genomic segment of Mastomys coucha isolate ucsf_1 unplaced genomic scaffold, UCSF_Mcou_1 pScaffold22, whole genome shotgun sequence includes these proteins:
- the Prmt9 gene encoding protein arginine N-methyltransferase 9 isoform X1, producing MPNSRPRPRRGVGGGAGAAGRDRLVARSLQSAEHCLGDQDFGTAYAHYLLVLSLAPELKDDVKETFQYTLFKWAEELHTLSRIQDLLGCYEQALELFPDDEVICNSMGEHLFRMGFRDEAAGYFHKAVKLNPDFNDAKENFYRVANWLVERWHFIMLNDTKRNKIYNAAIQKAVRLGSKTVLDIGTGTGILSMFAKKAGAHSVYACELSKTMYELACDVVAANKMDNGIKLLHMKSLDIEIPKHIPERVSLVVTETVDAGVFGEGIVESLIHAWEHLLLQPKTKGENGNCGKYGKVIPASVVIFGMAVECAEIRRHHRVGAKDIAGIHLPTNVKFQSPAYSSVDTEETVEPYTTEKMSGIPGGYLPLTECFQIMKVDFNNLQELKSLATRKPHSLNVPAIKEGMLDAIMVWFVLQLDDEHSLSTSPSEETCWEQAVYPVQALEDYCIQPGDRVTMEASCHDCYLRIQGIRILHLEHEMEVIKSFTKSKDLLSLGNEAELCSALANLQTSRPEALEQTCVLEPTEIALLNNIPYHEGFKMAMRKVLSSLAPEPLCQPMDTHCQYMEMNSGSGQSDAAPSTSDPFYVLDVSEGFSLLPILAGTLGHVKPYSSVEKDQHCTALDLIAEANHFPKETLEFWLRHIEDEAAVLQRPKSDKLWSIIILDVIEPSGLIQQELMEKAAISRCLLQSGGKIFPQYVLMFGMLVESQTLVEESAVQGTEHTLGLNIAPFINQFQVPVRVCLDLSSLPCVPLSQPVELLRLDLMTPYLNTSNREVKVRVCRSGRVTAVPFWFHLCLDDEVRLDSSDEASHWKQAAVVLDNPIQVQEGEELVLSVEHHKSNVSITVKQ from the exons GAAACTTTTCAGTATACACTTTTCAAGTGGGCTGAAGAGCTTCACACACTGAGTCGAATACAAGACTTACTTGGTTGCTACGAGCAGGCCTTGGAGCTGTTTCCTGATGATGAAGTGATTTGCAACAGTATGGGCGAGCATCTCTTCAG AATGGGCTTTCGAGATGAGGCGGCTGGGTATTTTCATAAAGCAGTGAAGCTAAACCCTGATTTCAACGATGCAAAGGAGAACTTTTACCGTGTAGCAAACTGGTTGGTGGAGCGCTGGCACTTCATCATGCTTAATGACACCAAGAGAAATAAGATTTATAATGCTGCAATCCAGAAGGCGGTGCGCTTGGGATCCAAAACCGTTCTGGATATTGGCACAGGAACTGGAATACTGAG cATGTTTGCTAAAAAAGCTGGCGCACATTCAGTATATGCCTGTGAATTATCCAAGACCATGTATGAACTTGCCTGTGACGTAGTGGCTGCAAACAAGATGGACAATGGGATAAAGCTCCTACATATGAAGTCACTTGATATAGAAATTCCAAAACACATTCCTGAAAG AGTGTCCCTAGTTGTAACAGAAACTGTCGATGCAGGTGTATTTGGAGAAGGGATTGTGGAGAGTTTAATTCATGCGTGGGAGCATTTACTTCTGCAACCAAAG AccaaaggagaaaatggaaattgCGGGAAGTATGGGAAAGTGATACCAGCCAGTGTTGTTATATTTGGGATGGCAGTCGAGTGTGCGGAGATACGAAGGCATCATAG GGTTGGTGCTAAGGACATTGCTGGTATACATTTACCAACAAATGTGAAATTTCAGAGCCCAGCCTATTCTTCTGTAGATACCGAAGAAACAGTTGAACCGTACACAACTGAAAAGATGAGTGGAATCCCTGGAGGATACCTGCCTTTGACAGAGTGCTTTCAGATTATGAAAGTTGATTTCAATAATCTTCAG gAATTAAAAAGTCTTGCAACTAGGAAGCCACACTCTCTTAATGTCCCTGCTATTAAAGAAGGCATGCTGGATGCTATTATGGTCTGGTTTGTTCTCCAGCTTGATGATGAACACAGTTTGTCCACAAGTCCTAGTGAGGAAACCTGTTGGGAACAGGCTGTTTATCCAGTACAGGCCCTTGAAG ACTACTGCATACAGCCTGGCGACCGAGTGACAATGGAGGCATCTTGTCATGATTGTTACCTAAGAATCCAGGGGATCCGTATCTTGCATTTGGAACATGAAATGGAAGTTATAAAAAGTTTTACCAAGAGTAAAGACTTGCTCTCTCTAGGAAATGAGGCCGAACTTTGTAGTGCTCTGGCTAACCTTCAGACCAGTAGACCAGAAGCCCTGGAGCAGACCTGTGTGTTAGAGCCCACGGAGATTGCTCTGCTTAATAACATTCCATATCATGAAGGCTTTAAGATGGCAATGAGGAAGGTGTTGTCTTCCCTGGCCCCGGAGCCGCTGTGCCAGCCCATGGACACTCACTGTCAGTACATGGAAATGAACTCTGGGAGTGGACAGAGTGATGCTGCACCAAGCACCTCTGACCCTTTCTATGTGCTGGATGTGTCTGAAGGCTTCTCTCTTTTGCCTATACTTGCCGGAACACTTGGTCACGTTAAGCCCTACAGTTCAGTGGAGAAAGACCAGCATTGTACCGCTTTGGACCTCATAGCCGAAGCCAATCACTTCCCGAAGGAAACACTTGAGTTTTGGCTGCGACATATAGAGGATGAAGCTGCAGTATTGCAAAGGCCCAAAtcagacaaattgtggagcataATTATATTAGATGTCATTGAGCCATCTGGGCTTATTCAGCAAGAGCTAATGGAAAAGGCTGCCATATCCAG ATGTTTATTGCAGTCTGGAGGCAAGATCTTCCCCCAGTATGTGCTAATGTTTGGAATGCTTGTGGAGTCCCAGACGCTGGTAGAAGAGAGTGCGGTTCAAGGGACAGAACATACTCTTGGGCTAAACATAGCACCTTTTATTAACCAGTTTCAG GTGCCTGTCCGGGTGTGTCTGGATTTATCTTCTTTGCCATGTGTCCCTTTAAGCCAGCCAGTGGAACTGTTGAGATTGGATCTGATGACTCCATATTTGAACACTTCCAATAGAGAAGTAAAG GTCCGTGTGTGCCGGTCTGGGCGAGTGACCGCTGTTCCATTTTGGTTTCATTTGTGCCTGGATGACGAGGTCAGGTTGGACAGCTCAGATGAAGCCTCCCACTGGAAACAGGCTGCAGTGGTTCTGGATAATCCCATCCAAGTACAAGAGGGAGAGGAGCTCGTACTCAGTGTTGAGCATCACAAGAGCAACGTCAGCATCACAGTGAAGCAGTGA
- the Prmt9 gene encoding protein arginine N-methyltransferase 9 isoform X2: MAVECAEIRRHHRVGAKDIAGIHLPTNVKFQSPAYSSVDTEETVEPYTTEKMSGIPGGYLPLTECFQIMKVDFNNLQELKSLATRKPHSLNVPAIKEGMLDAIMVWFVLQLDDEHSLSTSPSEETCWEQAVYPVQALEDYCIQPGDRVTMEASCHDCYLRIQGIRILHLEHEMEVIKSFTKSKDLLSLGNEAELCSALANLQTSRPEALEQTCVLEPTEIALLNNIPYHEGFKMAMRKVLSSLAPEPLCQPMDTHCQYMEMNSGSGQSDAAPSTSDPFYVLDVSEGFSLLPILAGTLGHVKPYSSVEKDQHCTALDLIAEANHFPKETLEFWLRHIEDEAAVLQRPKSDKLWSIIILDVIEPSGLIQQELMEKAAISRCLLQSGGKIFPQYVLMFGMLVESQTLVEESAVQGTEHTLGLNIAPFINQFQVPVRVCLDLSSLPCVPLSQPVELLRLDLMTPYLNTSNREVKVRVCRSGRVTAVPFWFHLCLDDEVRLDSSDEASHWKQAAVVLDNPIQVQEGEELVLSVEHHKSNVSITVKQ, from the exons ATGGCAGTCGAGTGTGCGGAGATACGAAGGCATCATAG GGTTGGTGCTAAGGACATTGCTGGTATACATTTACCAACAAATGTGAAATTTCAGAGCCCAGCCTATTCTTCTGTAGATACCGAAGAAACAGTTGAACCGTACACAACTGAAAAGATGAGTGGAATCCCTGGAGGATACCTGCCTTTGACAGAGTGCTTTCAGATTATGAAAGTTGATTTCAATAATCTTCAG gAATTAAAAAGTCTTGCAACTAGGAAGCCACACTCTCTTAATGTCCCTGCTATTAAAGAAGGCATGCTGGATGCTATTATGGTCTGGTTTGTTCTCCAGCTTGATGATGAACACAGTTTGTCCACAAGTCCTAGTGAGGAAACCTGTTGGGAACAGGCTGTTTATCCAGTACAGGCCCTTGAAG ACTACTGCATACAGCCTGGCGACCGAGTGACAATGGAGGCATCTTGTCATGATTGTTACCTAAGAATCCAGGGGATCCGTATCTTGCATTTGGAACATGAAATGGAAGTTATAAAAAGTTTTACCAAGAGTAAAGACTTGCTCTCTCTAGGAAATGAGGCCGAACTTTGTAGTGCTCTGGCTAACCTTCAGACCAGTAGACCAGAAGCCCTGGAGCAGACCTGTGTGTTAGAGCCCACGGAGATTGCTCTGCTTAATAACATTCCATATCATGAAGGCTTTAAGATGGCAATGAGGAAGGTGTTGTCTTCCCTGGCCCCGGAGCCGCTGTGCCAGCCCATGGACACTCACTGTCAGTACATGGAAATGAACTCTGGGAGTGGACAGAGTGATGCTGCACCAAGCACCTCTGACCCTTTCTATGTGCTGGATGTGTCTGAAGGCTTCTCTCTTTTGCCTATACTTGCCGGAACACTTGGTCACGTTAAGCCCTACAGTTCAGTGGAGAAAGACCAGCATTGTACCGCTTTGGACCTCATAGCCGAAGCCAATCACTTCCCGAAGGAAACACTTGAGTTTTGGCTGCGACATATAGAGGATGAAGCTGCAGTATTGCAAAGGCCCAAAtcagacaaattgtggagcataATTATATTAGATGTCATTGAGCCATCTGGGCTTATTCAGCAAGAGCTAATGGAAAAGGCTGCCATATCCAG ATGTTTATTGCAGTCTGGAGGCAAGATCTTCCCCCAGTATGTGCTAATGTTTGGAATGCTTGTGGAGTCCCAGACGCTGGTAGAAGAGAGTGCGGTTCAAGGGACAGAACATACTCTTGGGCTAAACATAGCACCTTTTATTAACCAGTTTCAG GTGCCTGTCCGGGTGTGTCTGGATTTATCTTCTTTGCCATGTGTCCCTTTAAGCCAGCCAGTGGAACTGTTGAGATTGGATCTGATGACTCCATATTTGAACACTTCCAATAGAGAAGTAAAG GTCCGTGTGTGCCGGTCTGGGCGAGTGACCGCTGTTCCATTTTGGTTTCATTTGTGCCTGGATGACGAGGTCAGGTTGGACAGCTCAGATGAAGCCTCCCACTGGAAACAGGCTGCAGTGGTTCTGGATAATCCCATCCAAGTACAAGAGGGAGAGGAGCTCGTACTCAGTGTTGAGCATCACAAGAGCAACGTCAGCATCACAGTGAAGCAGTGA